In Vicia villosa cultivar HV-30 ecotype Madison, WI linkage group LG7, Vvil1.0, whole genome shotgun sequence, the DNA window CAACAACTTTTTCCACCATATCCTAAGGTGAAAGCATCTGTACTGTCCATGCAATAAGGGCATGCTAATCTACCTTGTGTCCCCCATCCAGACAACATAccatatgctggaaaatcattgatTGTCCACATTAAATGCGCTCTCATTACAAAATTTTGTTGCATAGAGATATCATATGTCACAATGCCATCTCTCCACAAGCGCTGCAAATCATCAATCAAAGGTTGCAAGTAGACATCTATTTTAGCTTTCGGATTGTACGGTCCAGGTACAAGACAagtcaaaaacatgtatggtttggTCATGCACATTTCGGGTGGGAGATTGTAGGGTGTGACTATTACCAGCCAACATGAATATGGAGTACTAGAGGCTTGAATGTAAGGGGTAAACCCGTCTGTACATAAACCCAATCTTACATTTCTCGGGTCACTAGCATAATCGGGATAAACTTCATCGAAGTGTTTCCATGCTTTTCCATCAGATGGGTGACGTAAAACATTTGGATCACTGGGGTTCTCACGATGCCATCTCATTTGAGATGCAGATTCCTTTGAAGCAAAAAGTCGTTGTAACCTAGGAATGATTGGAAAATAGAACATTCTCTTCACTGCCACATCTTTGTATTTTCCCATTCCACACTTTCGAGGAACATACCTAGCAGCTCCACAAACTCTACATTGAGTTAAAGTGCTATCTTCTTTAAAATATAATAAGCATCCATTCACACAACAATCAATTTTCTCAACCTCTAATCCTAACTTAGACACCAACTTCTTCACTTTGTAATAGTTTTCAGGTAAGCATCCTTTAGTTGGACAAACATCGATTAGCATTTGGGAGAAAAAATTCATGGCCTTTTGAGGAACATGCCAATTAGACATGGCAGCCAACATCTTAACTGAAATAGATAGTCTGGATTCAGAAGCTCCCTCATAAATCGGATGGTTTGCAGAAATCAATTCATCATAAAATCGTTGAGCTTTTTCATTTGGTACCTCACCCTCACTAACTATTTTGTTTTCCATATCAGCATTCACATTTGGGGCATTAACAAATGGTCTGAAAACATAAGAGaccatttcattcattgcatgaAATTATTCTTCATCACCTGTATTATCTCCACCAGCATTCCCACCGCTACTAATATGACCATCAAGGTCCACATTTTGATTCGCTTCTCCATGATCAATCCATGTATAATAGTTGGGCAAAAAACCATATTTGTACAAGTGATGTTTGACCTCATTAGGCGTTCTCAAGAGAATGCAACTGCATTTTACACAAGGACACCTTATCCCCCCCTCGTTTAAAAATTGTGGTCGATTCATGGCTTTAGTGACAAAATCTTCTACTCCACTAACAAATCCATCTTTCAAACCATACCTATCGGAGTTAAATCTATCATACATCCAACTTCGATCCATTTTTTACATTAAAAACAAACATAAGTTTATCTATTTCTCAAAGTACGAAAGATTAAATCCAGGGAATGCTCTCTGCGTCAGAAATGAATACAGCACGTAACTAAAACAATTTGTACATGAAAGCAATTTAAAAAACTACATACTAATCTCTAAAATTGGAAGAAATTAAAAACAGAGTCAAATATATTACACAAGCTT includes these proteins:
- the LOC131619074 gene encoding uncharacterized protein LOC131619074; its protein translation is MVSYVFRPFVNAPNVNADMENKIVSEGEVPNEKAQRFYDELISANHPIYEGASESRLSISVKMLAAMSNWHVPQKAMNFFSQMLIDVCPTKGCLPENYYKVKKLVSKLGLEVEKIDCCVNGCLLYFKEDSTLTQCRVCGAARYVPRKCGMGKYKDVAVKRMFYFPIIPRLQRLFASKESASQMRWHRENPSDPNVLRHPSDGKAWKHFDEVYPDYASDPRNVRLGLCTDGFTPYIQASSTPYSCWLVIVTPYNLPPEMCMTKPYMFLTCLVPGPYNPKAKIDVYLQPLIDDLQRLWRDGIVTYDISMQQNFVMRAHLMWTINDFPAYGMLSGWGTQGRLACPYCMDSTDAFTLGYGGKSCWFDCHRRFLPMDHPFRKSKKRFIKNMIKKKNHHTCLLAMMSGKQFVIFQKLQIVIGPPNFQGMGNNIIGSK